In the bacterium genome, one interval contains:
- a CDS encoding type II toxin-antitoxin system VapC family toxin has product MKLVIDCSIAMSWCFEDEISEEADKILNEITRYELVVPVLWWFEISNVLVVAERKKRMKSAHSNQFIRTLKMYPFTVDTLQVEHRLDDILAFARKHLLTFYDASYLELAHHMDCALATKDKALIKACSEAKIKVFS; this is encoded by the coding sequence ATGAAGCTTGTTATCGATTGTTCCATTGCCATGTCGTGGTGTTTTGAAGACGAGATATCTGAAGAAGCCGATAAAATTTTAAATGAAATAACCCGTTACGAACTGGTTGTTCCTGTTTTATGGTGGTTTGAAATAAGTAATGTTTTGGTGGTGGCCGAAAGAAAAAAAAGAATGAAGTCGGCTCATTCCAATCAATTTATTCGCACCTTAAAAATGTATCCTTTTACGGTGGATACCCTTCAGGTAGAGCATCGCCTGGACGATATTCTGGCTTTTGCCCGCAAACACCTACTCACTTTTTATGATGCCAGTTACTTGGAGCTGGCTCATCATATGGATTGTGCTCTGGCCACCAAAGATAAAGCATTAATAAAGGCCTGTAGTGAAGCCAAAATTAAAGTTTTTTCTTAA
- a CDS encoding type II toxin-antitoxin system prevent-host-death family antitoxin produces the protein MVYIGTYDAKTNLPGLLKKVAKGEVITITKHGQPVAMLVPPRGQENGDFSPMIQKLKSLRQKNKLKGFSLKKLINEGRR, from the coding sequence ATGGTTTACATCGGAACATATGACGCTAAGACTAATCTTCCTGGGCTTCTTAAAAAAGTGGCTAAAGGAGAGGTGATTACTATTACCAAGCATGGACAGCCTGTGGCTATGCTGGTTCCTCCCCGAGGTCAAGAAAACGGGGACTTTAGCCCCATGATTCAAAAACTAAAATCCCTCCGTCAAAAAAACAAGCTTAAAGGCTTCAGTCTTAAAAAACTGATAAACGAAGGCCGTCGATGA
- a CDS encoding amidase, giving the protein MLRGKELLQLSGLQMAELIRNGVVSSVDCVKTHIEHIEAVNGKINAVVGKRYDEALSEAKAADRAVKAKKKLGSYHGVPFTVKECFAVDGMPNTAGTVYRKDVKASEDSTTVTRMKKAGGIVVGVTNTSEICLWVETNNRVYGMTNNPYNTKRTVGGSSGGEGAIIGAGGSPLGVASDLAGSIRLPAFFNGIFGHKPTGGLVPNTGHFPPVASGIGRCLVTGPMARKSEDLWPMLKIMAGPDERDSCCETFKLVNPNKVKISDLKVFNIHGDGSIKVSDDLLGVQNKVARHLSLLGASVEEHQVFEFKKSLDIWSSFMAAAKGEPTIKMLGGGVAIKPFKEFFKWMFRMSHHTLPAIVLPLLESISAFSEKRVENHVKLGKNLKEKLMRMLGPDGIILFPSYSVPAPSHYEPLWRTFHWAFMAIFNTLEFPVTQVPLGLNPQGLPLGVQVVSSPGNDHITIAVAQELERRFGGWVMPAL; this is encoded by the coding sequence ATGTTGAGGGGCAAAGAACTTCTTCAATTATCGGGTTTGCAAATGGCGGAGCTAATCCGCAATGGTGTTGTGTCGTCTGTTGATTGTGTAAAAACTCATATAGAGCATATTGAAGCGGTTAACGGAAAAATAAACGCCGTAGTAGGTAAACGTTACGATGAAGCGTTATCCGAAGCAAAGGCGGCCGATCGCGCCGTAAAAGCCAAAAAGAAACTGGGGTCCTATCATGGAGTCCCCTTTACCGTGAAAGAATGTTTTGCCGTAGACGGCATGCCCAATACCGCCGGTACTGTGTATCGCAAAGATGTAAAAGCAAGTGAAGATTCCACAACGGTAACCCGTATGAAAAAGGCGGGTGGCATTGTTGTGGGAGTAACCAATACCTCCGAAATTTGTCTGTGGGTAGAAACCAACAATAGAGTGTACGGGATGACCAATAATCCTTACAACACCAAGCGTACGGTGGGTGGTTCGTCGGGCGGCGAGGGTGCTATTATTGGTGCTGGTGGTTCTCCTTTAGGTGTGGCGTCGGACTTAGCCGGTTCCATCAGGCTTCCTGCTTTTTTTAACGGTATTTTTGGACACAAACCCACAGGTGGTTTAGTGCCTAATACAGGCCATTTCCCACCGGTGGCATCGGGTATTGGCCGTTGTTTGGTAACAGGTCCTATGGCTCGTAAAAGTGAAGATTTATGGCCCATGCTTAAAATTATGGCCGGCCCCGATGAGCGTGATTCCTGTTGTGAAACTTTTAAATTGGTTAACCCCAACAAAGTAAAAATTTCGGATTTGAAAGTATTTAACATTCACGGCGACGGCAGTATTAAGGTGAGTGACGATTTGCTGGGTGTGCAAAACAAGGTGGCGCGTCACTTGTCGCTTTTGGGGGCCAGTGTAGAAGAGCATCAGGTATTTGAATTCAAAAAGAGCCTCGATATTTGGTCGTCGTTTATGGCGGCAGCAAAAGGAGAGCCCACCATTAAAATGCTGGGTGGTGGTGTGGCCATTAAACCATTTAAAGAATTTTTTAAATGGATGTTTCGCATGTCGCATCACACACTTCCGGCCATTGTGTTGCCTCTTTTAGAAAGTATTTCGGCGTTTTCTGAAAAACGCGTGGAGAATCATGTGAAGCTGGGAAAAAATTTAAAAGAAAAACTCATGCGCATGCTGGGACCAGACGGTATTATTTTGTTCCCTTCCTATTCGGTGCCGGCCCCCAGTCATTATGAACCCTTGTGGCGCACGTTTCACTGGGCCTTTATGGCCATTTTTAACACACTTGAATTTCCCGTTACCCAGGTGCCGCTGGGCCTTAATCCGCAAGGCTTGCCGCTGGGTGTTCAGGTGGTTTCTAGCCCGGGTAACGATCATATTACCATTGCGGTAGCCCAAGAGCTGGAGCGTCGCTTTGGCGGCTGGGTGATGCCTGCTCTTTAA
- a CDS encoding ABC transporter ATP-binding protein, giving the protein MIELKNIQKSFGPQAVLKGVDLVIPKGKITVIIGRSGEGKSVLLKHMMGLVKPDGGDVVVDGISVPKLDDYALSDIRKKFGMLFQNAALFDSMNVFENVAFPLREHSNFTENKIKNRVHEVLELVGLKNIDHKLPSELSGGMRKRVGLARAIALLPQILLYDEPTTGLDPIMTDAIDQLILNTQKTLGITSVVISHDIEATFKIADKVAMLYEGKVLLEGDENTFRNSNHAFVKNFLEGRALGNEM; this is encoded by the coding sequence ATGATTGAATTAAAAAACATCCAAAAATCATTTGGGCCTCAAGCCGTGCTAAAAGGCGTGGATCTTGTGATTCCCAAAGGAAAAATTACCGTTATTATTGGAAGAAGCGGCGAGGGGAAAAGTGTGCTCTTAAAACACATGATGGGTTTGGTAAAGCCCGATGGTGGCGATGTAGTTGTAGACGGTATTTCGGTGCCAAAACTTGATGACTATGCCTTATCCGACATCCGTAAAAAATTTGGGATGCTTTTTCAAAATGCGGCGTTGTTTGATTCGATGAATGTTTTTGAAAATGTGGCCTTTCCCTTGCGTGAGCATTCCAATTTTACCGAAAATAAAATTAAAAACCGTGTGCATGAAGTTTTAGAATTGGTGGGGCTTAAAAATATAGACCACAAATTACCGAGTGAACTTTCGGGTGGTATGCGTAAGCGTGTGGGCTTGGCACGCGCCATTGCACTCTTGCCGCAAATTTTATTATATGATGAACCTACAACAGGTTTAGACCCCATCATGACCGATGCCATTGATCAGCTTATTTTAAATACTCAAAAAACATTGGGTATTACCTCGGTGGTTATTTCTCACGATATTGAAGCTACGTTTAAAATTGCCGATAAAGTAGCCATGTTATACGAGGGAAAAGTGCTGTTAGAGGGCGATGAAAATACTTTTAGAAATTCAAATCATGCCTTTGTGAAAAACTTTTTGGAAGGCAGGGCTTTGGGCAATGAAATGTAA
- a CDS encoding ABC transporter permease: MHLESLKLVLWNLAAELGTFTGFAKNFFAWVHKKPFRLPLFLRQFNTIGVDSTPIILLVSLFTGAVFALQTGYAFRLFNAETMVGSTVGLSLTREIAPVFTALMMIARMGSSMAAELGTMRVTEQIDALESMAVNPYHYLVVPRVVASMIMAPLLTVVFNFVGYMGSYFVGVGLLDIPEGPFIAKTEHYVELDDVYGGLVKAVIFGFLMAMISCYQGYKTKGGAEGVGKATTRAVVYASVTILVVDYFLTQWILEIFKN, from the coding sequence ATGCATCTTGAAAGCCTAAAACTAGTGTTGTGGAACTTGGCTGCCGAGCTGGGTACTTTTACCGGGTTTGCCAAAAACTTTTTTGCCTGGGTTCACAAAAAACCTTTTCGCCTCCCTCTTTTTTTGCGCCAGTTCAACACTATTGGTGTTGATTCTACGCCTATTATTTTACTTGTTAGCCTTTTTACAGGAGCCGTGTTTGCACTTCAAACCGGTTATGCCTTTCGTTTATTTAATGCCGAAACTATGGTGGGTTCTACCGTGGGTTTATCACTCACGCGCGAAATTGCCCCCGTGTTTACAGCCCTTATGATGATTGCCCGCATGGGTTCGTCTATGGCTGCCGAATTGGGAACCATGCGCGTAACCGAGCAAATTGACGCGCTAGAAAGCATGGCGGTTAATCCTTATCACTATCTTGTTGTTCCACGCGTTGTGGCCAGTATGATTATGGCGCCGTTACTCACCGTGGTTTTTAATTTTGTGGGGTATATGGGATCGTATTTTGTGGGAGTGGGGTTGCTGGATATTCCCGAAGGGCCGTTTATTGCTAAAACCGAGCACTATGTAGAATTGGATGATGTGTATGGTGGATTAGTAAAAGCCGTTATTTTTGGTTTTTTAATGGCCATGATTAGTTGTTACCAAGGTTATAAAACCAAAGGTGGTGCCGAAGGAGTGGGTAAGGCTACTACGCGTGCGGTGGTGTATGCATCGGTTACTATATTAGTGGTGGATTATTTTTTAACGCAGTGGATTTTGGAAATTTTTAAAAATTAG
- the alr gene encoding alanine racemase: MSIHFRPTLAEINLTALRDNVKIAIEKTGSHTKIMGIVKANAYGHGAVMCARALKAQGVTLLGVATLEEGMELRNSGIQGEIVILNGLLSESLNEFNEFRLKPVLHQMDDIVRLGAFLKQSSKKMAVHLKIDTGMGRLGFLPSQVEEMVETLKKNSAITVDAVLTHLARADEDNSEPTDRQYLLFSRLQNILKEKGLDVPVYHIANSAALLTRPIESYELARPGIMLYGAYPNASMRDKAALKPVMTLKTKILSLKNMPAGHGISYGATFTTARESLIAVLPIGYADGYPRLASNKACVLIAGKRVPLVGRVCMDLCMADVTDVPGVKIGDEVVLMGKQGNEWIRAEEIAAWAETISYEIFCGISSRVPRIYLGM, encoded by the coding sequence GCGACAATGTGAAAATTGCCATAGAAAAAACGGGTTCTCACACCAAAATTATGGGCATCGTGAAGGCTAATGCTTATGGGCATGGGGCGGTAATGTGCGCTAGGGCGCTTAAAGCCCAGGGGGTTACTCTTTTGGGAGTTGCCACTCTGGAAGAAGGAATGGAGCTTAGAAACTCGGGTATTCAGGGTGAAATTGTTATTTTAAATGGCTTGCTCAGCGAGTCGCTTAACGAATTTAATGAATTTCGTCTTAAACCGGTTTTACATCAAATGGATGATATTGTTCGTTTAGGCGCTTTTTTAAAACAAAGTAGTAAAAAAATGGCCGTGCATTTAAAAATAGACACGGGCATGGGTCGTTTGGGTTTTTTGCCATCGCAGGTAGAAGAAATGGTAGAGACTCTTAAAAAGAACAGTGCCATTACCGTAGATGCCGTTCTCACGCATTTAGCACGAGCCGATGAAGATAATAGCGAGCCCACCGACAGGCAATACCTGCTTTTTTCACGCCTTCAAAATATTCTTAAAGAAAAAGGGCTTGATGTGCCCGTGTATCATATTGCCAATTCGGCGGCTCTGTTAACGCGCCCTATAGAAAGTTACGAGTTAGCGCGTCCTGGTATTATGCTTTATGGGGCTTATCCTAATGCCAGTATGCGTGATAAAGCCGCACTTAAACCGGTGATGACACTTAAAACAAAAATTTTAAGTCTTAAAAATATGCCTGCGGGTCATGGTATTAGCTATGGCGCCACTTTTACTACCGCGCGTGAGAGTCTTATTGCGGTATTGCCCATAGGTTATGCCGATGGTTATCCACGGCTTGCTTCTAATAAAGCTTGTGTATTAATAGCGGGTAAACGTGTACCGCTTGTTGGACGAGTGTGTATGGATTTGTGTATGGCCGATGTTACCGATGTGCCAGGAGTAAAAATAGGGGATGAAGTGGTGTTGATGGGCAAGCAAGGAAACGAATGGATTAGAGCCGAAGAAATTGCGGCCTGGGCCGAAACAATTTCTTACGAAATATTTTGCGGGATATCATCTCGCGTGCCAAGAATTTATTTGGGGATGTGA